From Natator depressus isolate rNatDep1 chromosome 7, rNatDep2.hap1, whole genome shotgun sequence, the proteins below share one genomic window:
- the LOC141991321 gene encoding uncharacterized protein LOC141991321 produces MKDRGHNRDPKQCRMKLKELRQAYQKTREANGRSGSEPQTCCFYDELHAILGGSATTTPAVLFDSFNGDGGNTEAGFGDEEDDDDDEVVDSSQQASGETGFPDSQELFLTLDLEPVPPEPTQGCLLDPAGGEGTSAACVSMITGSSPSQRLVKIRKKKKRTRDEMFSELMLSSHTDKAQTNAWRQIMSDCRKAQNDQEERWRAEESKWRAEESKWRAEERAEARMWRQRDERRQDSMLRLLEDQTSMLQCMVELQQRQLEHRLPLQPLCNQPPSSPSSIASTPRRPRTRK; encoded by the exons atgaaggacagaggccataacagggacccgaagcagtgccgcatgaaactgaaggagctgaggcaagcctaccagaaaaccagagaggcgaacggccgctccgggtcagagccccaaacatgctgcttctatgatgagctgcatgccattttagggggttcagccaccactaccccagccgtgttgtttgactccttcaatggagatggaggcaatacggaagcaggttttggggacgaagaagatgatgatgatgacgaggttgtagatagctcacagcaagcaagcggagaaaccggttttcccgacagccaggaactgtttctcaccctggacctggagccagtcccccctgaacccacccaaggctgcctcctggacccagcaggtggagaagggacctccg ctgcatgtgtttcaatgatcacaggatcttctccttcccagaggctagtgaagattagaaagaaaaaaaaacgcactcgagatgaaatgttctccgagctcatgctgtcctcccacactgacaaagcacagacgaatgcgtggaggcaaataatgtcagactgcaggaaagcacaaaatgaccaggaggagaggtggcgggctgaagagagtaagtggcgggctgaagagagtaagtggcgggctgaagagagggctgaagctcgaatgtggcggcagcgtgatgagaggaggcaggattcaatgctgaggctgctggaggaccaaaccagtatgctccagtgtatggttgagctgcagcaaaggcagctggagcacagactgccactacagcccctgtgtaaccaaccgccctcctccccaagttccatagcctccacacccagacgcccaagaacgcg CAAATAG